The Patescibacteria group bacterium DNA segment TCTTTTGTTCTGATAGAAGCTGCCACTGTTCTAACTTTGTTTGTGCCAACATCTATACCGACTATAATATGATTTTTTGCCATACCTCCTTTTGTTTTTTTAACATTTTATTAAAATCTTTTTTTGTTTCGTCGTAATATCCGGCCAAATGCAGCATACCATGGATCAATAAAATCGATAATTCTTCTTCCAAAACATTATTTAATTCTTTTGCCTGCCTTTTTGCCTGGTCCAAGCAAATAATTATTTCTCCCTGACCGCCAAATAGGGGGCCGTAATCAAACGCTAATACATCGGTTGTGTAATTTCTATTCCGATGTTTTTTATTCAATTTAATCATTTCTCTGTCGCCCACAACCGCCACGCTCAATTCTGAAAATTTTAACTTTATGAATTTTAATGTTTGTTCTGCTGTCTTTTCCAAAAATCCCGACCCAATCTTTTTCCCCGTTAAATTATTTATCTCAATTTTCATTTTAGCCACTATGGTGTATATATAGGCTGATCTTTAACAAGGAAATTATTATCTATTTTTTTGACCATATATTCAAATTCTGTTTTGGTCGGCATTGTTTCTTCGGTTGCCCCACAACAAGGTCCTCGCTTAAAAAGCGTACCATCATTATTTGAAAATTGTACTGTAAATTTAAATTCTGTCGATGAAATTTTCTGTTGATTTAATACGCTTTTTATTTTTAAGCACCGCAAACCAT contains these protein-coding regions:
- the ybeY gene encoding rRNA maturation RNase YbeY, with the protein product MKIEINNLTGKKIGSGFLEKTAEQTLKFIKLKFSELSVAVVGDREMIKLNKKHRNRNYTTDVLAFDYGPLFGGQGEIIICLDQAKRQAKELNNVLEEELSILLIHGMLHLAGYYDETKKDFNKMLKKQKEVWQKIIL